A single Fundulus heteroclitus isolate FHET01 chromosome 4, MU-UCD_Fhet_4.1, whole genome shotgun sequence DNA region contains:
- the nip7 gene encoding 60S ribosome subunit biogenesis protein NIP7 homolog, with the protein MRPLTEEETKTMFEKLSKYIGENIKLLVDRPDGTYCFRLHQDRVYYMSEKILKLATNFSRDKLISVGTCFGKFTKTNKFRLHITALDFLAPYAKFKVWVKPGAEQTFLYGNHVLKSGLGRITENTNQYQGVVVYSMADVPLGFGVAAKSTQECRRVDPMSIVVFHQADVGEFIRNEDALT; encoded by the exons ATGAGACCGTTAACGGAGGAGGAGACGAAAACTATGTTTGAGAAGCTGTCAAAGTA CATAGGGGAAAACATTAAGCTGCTAGTGGACCGGCCCGATGGCACCTACTGCTTCAGGCTTCACCAGGACCGCGTGTACTACATGAG TGAGAAAATTCTCAAACTGGCCACAAACTTTTCCAGAGATAAACTTATTTCAGTGGGAACATGCTTCGGGAAGTTCACCAAGACCAACAAGTTCCGTCTGCACATCACAGCCCTGGACTTCCTGGCTCCTTACGCAAAG TTCAAGGTGTGGGTGAAACCTGGAGCAGAGCAGACGTTCTTGTATGGGAACCATGTGCTGAAGTCTGGCCTCGGCAGGATCACCGAAAACACCAATCAGTATCAAGGAGTTGTGGTTTACTCCATGGCCGATGTACCTTTG GGTTTTGGAGTAGCAGCCAAGTCCACACAGGAGTGTCGGAGAGTGGACCCCATGTCCATAGTGGTGTTCCACCAGGCTGATGTGGGGGAGTTCATCAGGAACGAGGACGCACTGACATAA
- the cdc42se2 gene encoding CDC42 small effector protein 2 has product MTEFWVCFSCCIAEQPQPKRRRRIDRSMIGEPTNFVHTTHVGSGDMGLGLGSVDLVQAQMKSKGGYTHGGSEGSQL; this is encoded by the exons ATGACTGAGTTCTGGGTTTGTTTCAGCTGCTGCATTGCAGAGCAGCCGCAACCA AAGCGGCGGCGGCGAATCGACCGCTCCATGATCGGGGAGCCAACAAACTTTGTTCACACCACACATGTAGGCTCAGGGGATATGGGCCTCGGACTGGGATCG GTCGATCTTGTTCAGGCCCAGATGAAATCGAAAGGAGGCTACACACACGGCGGCTCGGAGGGCTCTCAGTTGTAG